The sequence AGGAGAGGAGAGACTTAAAGCTCAACAAACCATAACGGGGGTCGAGAAGCTGTCGGAGGATATTGAAAAGAAAAAACCTCAGACTATTATTATAATAACACCTCACGGTCCCATGTTTTCTAACGCAGTTTCTATTTCAACAGAAAAGAACCTTAAAGGGGATCTGAAAAAATTCGGAAATAATAATCTGGAATTTAACTTTGAAAATAATCTGGATTTAGTTGACAAAATAGTGGGAAAAGCTCAAAAGGAAGGAATACCCACGGCTAAAATAGATGAAAGGTTTGGATCCCTTTATAACGTAGATCCAAATATTGACCATGGTACATTAATCCCGTTATACTTTGTTAATAAAAAATATTCGGACTATAAGCTGGTCCATATAACATATGGGCTTATTTCTCCTTTAAAATTATATAAATTCGGAATTCTTATTAAAGAAGCAGTATTGGAATCCAATGAAGATATAGTGTTTATAGCAAGTGGGGATCTATCTCACAGGCTTTCCGACGAAGGACCATATAACTATGCCCCTGAAGGGAAGATATTTGACAGAGAAATAGTTGAATTTTTGAAAGAAGGTAATTTTGAAGATATTGCTTCCTATGATTTAAATTTCGGAGAAAAAGCGGGAGAATGTGCATTAAGAAGTTTAATTGTTCTGTCAGGATTTTTGGACGGTTTAAAATTAAAGACAGAAGTTGTATCCTATGAAGGGCCTTTCGGAGTGGGATACTGTACTATGAAAGGGTCCGTGGAAGGGGAGAAAGGCGAAGGCTCCACATATGAAAAGATATTGAAAAAACAACAGGATAGAATTGAAGATATAAGAGCAAAGGAAGACTCTTATGTAAAACTTGCAAGGCAGAGTTTGGAATATTACGTATCAACGGGAGAGACCATGAAAATTCCGAAGGATCTTTCAAAAGAATTATTGAATGAAAGAGCAGGAGTATTTGTAACGATTAAAAAGGATAATCTTCTCAGAGGATGCATAGGGACCATAGATCCGGAAGAAAGTTCAATAGCGGGAGAAATAATAAGGAATGCTGTAAGTGCGGGAACAAAAGATCCCAGATTTAATCCTGTTCGTAAAGATGAATTAAAGGATATTGTATATTCGGTAGATGTTCTCGGGAAAGCAGAGATTATAAAATCGATTGATGAACTGGATATAAAAGAATACGGAGTAATAGTATCCAAAGGGTTTAAAATGGGATTGCTGCTGCCCGATATTGAAGGAGTGGATACTCCGGAAGATCAAGTTAATATTGCTATGCAAAAAGCCGGCATAAAAGATATCAAAGGCTGTACTCTTGA is a genomic window of Acidilutibacter cellobiosedens containing:
- the amrA gene encoding AmmeMemoRadiSam system protein A, with translation MGRILGFYLFPHPPVVIEEIGGEERLKAQQTITGVEKLSEDIEKKKPQTIIIITPHGPMFSNAVSISTEKNLKGDLKKFGNNNLEFNFENNLDLVDKIVGKAQKEGIPTAKIDERFGSLYNVDPNIDHGTLIPLYFVNKKYSDYKLVHITYGLISPLKLYKFGILIKEAVLESNEDIVFIASGDLSHRLSDEGPYNYAPEGKIFDREIVEFLKEGNFEDIASYDLNFGEKAGECALRSLIVLSGFLDGLKLKTEVVSYEGPFGVGYCTMKGSVEGEKGEGSTYEKILKKQQDRIEDIRAKEDSYVKLARQSLEYYVSTGETMKIPKDLSKELLNERAGVFVTIKKDNLLRGCIGTIDPEESSIAGEIIRNAVSAGTKDPRFNPVRKDELKDIVYSVDVLGKAEIIKSIDELDIKEYGVIVSKGFKMGLLLPDIEGVDTPEDQVNIAMQKAGIKDIKGCTLERFQVVRHF